From Anomalospiza imberbis isolate Cuckoo-Finch-1a 21T00152 chromosome 6, ASM3175350v1, whole genome shotgun sequence, one genomic window encodes:
- the CCDC177 gene encoding coiled-coil domain-containing protein 177 — MVEPPAEPPPQPCPAPGGAAGGEPARPGEQSPLLHLDLYNFDCAAAEGSRYVLTSPRSLEACARCAVRPVELLPRALGDLLREAPGRSMRVAAGLYEAYERERRRKLQQCREERERIIREEKRRILAPLGSLPPSPAARVSSRAAAAAAGGPRTHGGGKARASRGAKGKSHSLDSLQKRREGSWGKTSSESGASSSYSGESLRERGGKVCGRGRGVAAANGTLLGRSFSLGDLSHSPQTAQRVERIVREVKRKKGLSEVPERDKKIAALMIAKHQEANLLREQRQAAHLQWDSQRRLAEQRKEQEEKEKQRALLQGQRMWESQVEKRRGRLNQEQEEAALMKQKQLLVCEERWREQAEKQERLRRERLERAIKEDKQKKLHQELKLKAKEEVKKEHQEREEQLLQEKLSTAAQKRLKKEVQLQKEKRLFNQAEKLKHEALLKELAKQEAEEKEMLKASLKMSLTKAQENYEQLVEKRNQELREKARREDMQIQRAKLAAEKKEREQKEHLEALARETERKLQHAAQVAEEAVQEKARKVVLSRLEKEKVQKMNKQKVEQYEDLRRREILLSIERKLERSEQIFKEKKTVLENARSVARASFHVREKVREETNMRTFDKMAFEAELHAQLSKK, encoded by the coding sequence ATGGTGGAGCCGCCGGCCGAGCCTCCCCCGCAGCCCTGCCCGGCGCCCGGGGGGGCAGCGGGGGGAGAGCCGGCCCGTCCTGGAGAGCAGTCGCCGCTGCTGCACCTGGACCTGTACAACTTCGACTGCGCGGCGGCGGAGGGCAGCCGGTACGTGCTGACCAGCCCGCGGTCGCTGGAGGCCTGTGCCCGCTGCGCCGTGCGGCCCGTGGAGCTGCTGCCGCGGGCGCTGGGGGACCTGCTGAGAGAGGCGCCCGGGCGCTCCATGCGGGTGGCCGCCGGCCTCTACGAGGCCTACGAGCGGGAGCGCCGCCGCAAGCTGCAGCAGTGCCGGGAGGAGCGGGAGAGGATTATCCGGGAGGAGAAGAGGCGGATCCTCGCGCCCCTCGGCAGCCTGCCGCCTTCGCCCGCCGCCCGCGTCTCCTCCCGGGCTGCGGCCGCAGCTGCCGGCGGGCCCCGGACCCATGGCGGGGGGAAGGCCAGGGCATCGAGGGGTGCCAAGGGCAAGAGCCACTCCCTGGACTCGTTGCAGAAGCGCCGCGAGGGTAGCTGGGGCAAGACCTCCTCCGAGTCGGGCGCTTCGTCGTCCTACAGCGGGGAGAGCCTGCGGGAGCGCGGGGGCAAGGTGTGCGGCCGGGGTCGGGGGGTAGCCGCCGCCAATGGGACTCTGCTGGGGCGCAGCTTCAGCCTGGGCGACCTCAGCCACTCACCACAGACTGCCCAGAGAGTCGAGAGGATCGTTAGAGAGGTGAAGAGGAAGAAGGGTCTATCAGAGGTGCCAGAGAGAGACAAGAAGATCGCGGCACTGATGATCGCCAAGCACCAGGAGGCCAACCTCCTGCGGGAGCAGCGGCAGGCAGCTCACCTGCAGTGGGACAGCCAGCGGCGCCTGGCTGAACAGcggaaggagcaggaggaaaaggagaagcaaaGGGCCCTCCTGCAGGGTCAGCGGATGTGGGAGAGCCAGGTGGAGAAGCGTCGAGGGAGACTGaaccaggagcaggaggaagctgCCCTGATGAAGCAGAAGCAGCTCCTGGTGTGTGAGGAAAGGTGGCGGGAGCAAGCGGAGAAGCAGGAGCGGCTGCggagggagaggctggagagggccATCAAGGAGGACAAGCAGAAAAAGCTCCATCAAGAGCtcaagctgaaggcaaaggaaGAAGTCAAGAAGGAGCACCAGGAGCgagaggagcagctcctgcaagAGAAGCTGTCCACAGCTGCACAGAAGAGGCTGAAAAAGGAGGTGCaactgcagaaggaaaagagacTGTTCAACCAAGCAGAGAAGCTGAAGCATGAGGCCTTGCTCAAGGAACTGGCCAAGCAGGaggcagaagagaaggaaatgctGAAGGCATCCCTGAAGATGAGTTTGACGAAGGCCCAGGAGAACTATGAGCAGCTTGTGGAGAAGAGGAaccaggagctgagggagaagGCTAGGCGTGAGGACATGCAGATCCAGAGAGCTAAACTGGCagcagagaagaaggaaagagagcaGAAGGAGCACTTGGAAGCACTGGctagagagacagagagaaagcTCCAGCATGCTGCCCAGGTGGCTGAAGAGGCTGTCCAAGAAAAAGCCCGCAAAGTGGTCTTGAGCCgtctggaaaaggaaaaagtgcaGAAGATGAACAAGCAAAAGGTGGAACAGTATGAGGACTTACGGCGCAGGGAAATTCTCCTCTCTATAGAGAGGAAGCTGGAGAGAAGTGAGCAGATCTTCAAGGAGAAGAAGACTGTCTTAGAAAATGCCAGATCTGTTGCTCGAGCATCCTTCCATGTCCGGGAAAAGGTGCGGGAGGAGACGAACATGCGCACCTTTGACAAGATGGCCTTTGAAGCAGAACTGCATGCTCAGCTTAGTAAGAAATGA